The Sulfitobacter sp. DSM 110093 genome includes a window with the following:
- a CDS encoding TRAP transporter large permease gives MTEEFLIGIGGLFGLLALIVIRVPIAYAMILVALVGIILQSGPTIILNQLKDLAYGQFSNYDLSVLPMFILMGGLAARCGLSSDIFRGANAWLGRFRGGVAMAAIAACAGFGAVCGSSTATASTMGKVAIPELRKYKYSGALATGCIAAGGTLGILIPPSIVLIVYAIIVEVNIIKMFAAALIPGLLATLMFIGTIGLYVRFAPGSGPKAIPVTARELGQATLAMCPVLIIFGVVIGGIYAGIYSPTAAASIGVVMVLIYGGVRRRLTFADTLDALLETARTSAMIFLIVFGAELLKIFMSRAGVPQAAAEMLQNSGLAPMTILILIIVTFLILGCLMDSLSMVILAIPFFWPVVAGLDFGLSPDETKLWFGIIILVVVELGLITPPVGLNVFVINAVAPDVPMRETFKGVMPFFATEIVRVTLLILLPGIALFLPRLLS, from the coding sequence ATGACAGAAGAATTCCTGATCGGCATCGGCGGGCTATTTGGCCTGCTGGCCTTGATCGTTATCCGCGTGCCCATTGCCTATGCGATGATCTTGGTCGCGTTGGTTGGCATCATTTTGCAATCCGGCCCGACGATTATCCTGAATCAGCTCAAAGACCTCGCTTATGGGCAGTTCTCAAATTACGATCTGTCGGTCTTACCGATGTTCATTTTGATGGGCGGGCTGGCCGCGCGATGTGGATTGTCGAGCGATATCTTCCGGGGCGCGAATGCATGGCTAGGCCGGTTTCGGGGCGGGGTTGCGATGGCAGCCATCGCGGCTTGTGCGGGATTCGGCGCAGTTTGCGGCTCTTCCACGGCGACCGCCTCTACGATGGGTAAGGTCGCGATCCCTGAGTTGCGCAAATACAAATACTCCGGCGCGTTGGCGACCGGGTGCATCGCCGCCGGCGGCACCCTGGGGATCTTGATCCCGCCGTCTATCGTGCTGATTGTCTATGCAATCATTGTTGAGGTGAACATTATCAAAATGTTCGCCGCCGCCCTGATCCCCGGCCTGTTGGCAACCTTGATGTTCATCGGAACGATCGGGCTTTACGTGCGCTTTGCACCCGGTTCTGGCCCAAAGGCCATTCCCGTCACCGCACGCGAACTTGGCCAAGCAACGCTGGCGATGTGCCCTGTGCTTATCATTTTTGGTGTGGTCATCGGGGGCATTTACGCGGGCATTTACAGCCCCACGGCGGCGGCGTCGATCGGCGTGGTCATGGTGTTGATCTATGGCGGGGTACGGCGGCGGTTGACGTTCGCCGATACCCTCGACGCCTTACTTGAAACCGCACGGACGAGTGCGATGATCTTTCTTATCGTCTTTGGGGCGGAACTGCTAAAAATCTTCATGTCCCGCGCCGGGGTGCCGCAGGCCGCCGCTGAAATGTTGCAAAACAGCGGGCTTGCGCCCATGACGATACTAATTCTGATCATCGTTACATTCCTGATCCTCGGTTGCCTGATGGACAGCCTGTCTATGGTGATCCTCGCGATTCCGTTTTTCTGGCCGGTTGTGGCGGGCCTCGACTTTGGGTTGTCGCCGGATGAAACCAAATTGTGGTTCGGGATCATCATTTTGGTGGTGGTTGAACTGGGTCTGATCACGCCCCCGGTCGGACTGAACGTATTTGTTATTAACGCGGTCGCGCCTGATGTTCCCATGCGCGAAACCTTTAAAGGCGTCATGCCCTTTTTCGCGACCGAGATCGTGCGCGTGACCTTGTTGATTTTGCTTCCGGGTATCGCCCTCTTTCTTCCCCGGCTGCTGTCATGA
- a CDS encoding branched-chain amino acid ABC transporter permease, which yields MLMSTLVAGLVLGGTYALVAMGLTIQYGIARTMNLAYGEVTIAGAFAAYLIYNVLGVSPILGLTIIAPIGFAFGWIVYGLLLRPLVARSKNTAALEINSILATFGLLFVVQGVMLVIFGGNYTSYNFMNYGVDVLGTRVAANRLLALFLAVTVGGGLYLVLTRTRWGTALRAVAVNPAAAPLVGIDANRAARFAFALGGGLAASGGVAISMYQTFTASSGVEFTMKALIVVIMGGVGNLAGAILAGLLLGLAETFVATYISPGLTIASVYLIFLAVLLWRPQGLFGKVSR from the coding sequence ATGCTGATGTCGACACTTGTCGCAGGGCTTGTGCTGGGGGGGACTTATGCCCTCGTCGCAATGGGGCTCACGATCCAGTACGGGATCGCGCGCACCATGAATTTGGCCTATGGCGAGGTCACAATAGCAGGGGCGTTCGCTGCCTATCTGATTTATAATGTACTTGGGGTCAGCCCTATTTTGGGGCTGACGATCATCGCCCCCATTGGATTTGCATTTGGCTGGATAGTTTATGGCCTCTTGCTTCGCCCGCTGGTGGCGCGGTCTAAAAACACCGCCGCGCTTGAGATCAATTCGATCCTTGCAACCTTTGGCCTGCTCTTCGTCGTGCAAGGCGTGATGCTGGTCATCTTTGGCGGCAACTACACCAGCTATAATTTCATGAATTACGGGGTCGATGTACTTGGCACCCGCGTCGCCGCGAACCGACTGTTGGCACTATTTCTTGCGGTCACCGTGGGTGGCGGGCTCTACTTGGTGCTGACCCGCACCCGCTGGGGCACGGCCCTGCGAGCAGTCGCGGTGAACCCCGCCGCAGCACCACTGGTCGGCATCGACGCCAACCGTGCCGCGCGCTTTGCCTTTGCCCTTGGCGGAGGACTAGCCGCAAGCGGTGGTGTGGCGATCTCTATGTATCAGACCTTCACCGCGTCATCGGGCGTTGAATTTACCATGAAGGCGCTCATCGTGGTGATCATGGGCGGTGTCGGAAACCTTGCTGGCGCGATTCTTGCGGGTCTGTTGCTGGGCCTCGCTGAGACGTTCGTGGCGACCTACATCAGTCCCGGCCTGACCATTGCTTCGGTCTATCTGATCTTCCTTGCGGTCCTTCTGTGGCGCCCTCAAGGCCTGTTTGGAAAGGTAAGCCGATGA
- a CDS encoding ABC transporter ATP-binding protein, translating to MSALLEVSGITKRFGGLTAVNNLSFNVNEGEVLALLGPNGSGKTTMMNIISGALVAGSGQIKLDGTSITGLPPHKIAAKGIARTFQLVKVLPSLNVRENTVAALAYRQDHIWGTAAHDEADRLLAHAGLAGRGEEMVENLTYIDQKRVELARALAAKPRLLLLDEWLAGLNPTELRVGIDIIAKLRASGMTVLLVEHVMEAVRALCERSVVMSAGQKIADGPTAAVLKEPEVIRAYLGNEDA from the coding sequence ATGAGCGCCCTACTGGAAGTGTCTGGCATTACCAAACGGTTCGGTGGGCTGACAGCGGTGAATAACCTGTCGTTCAACGTGAACGAGGGCGAGGTTTTGGCACTGTTGGGGCCGAACGGGTCAGGAAAGACCACGATGATGAACATCATATCGGGCGCATTGGTAGCTGGAAGCGGGCAAATCAAACTTGATGGAACGTCGATCACCGGCTTACCGCCCCATAAGATCGCCGCCAAAGGCATCGCGCGTACATTCCAACTGGTAAAAGTTCTCCCATCGCTCAACGTGCGCGAGAACACCGTCGCGGCATTGGCCTACCGGCAGGATCACATCTGGGGCACCGCCGCCCATGACGAAGCCGATCGGTTGTTGGCTCATGCTGGGTTGGCAGGTCGTGGCGAGGAGATGGTCGAAAACCTCACCTACATCGATCAAAAGCGTGTCGAGCTCGCCCGTGCTTTGGCAGCAAAACCGCGGCTTCTACTGCTGGACGAATGGCTCGCCGGATTGAACCCGACCGAGTTGCGCGTCGGCATCGACATCATCGCAAAGCTGCGCGCCAGCGGCATGACGGTTCTGCTGGTCGAACATGTGATGGAGGCCGTGCGCGCGCTTTGCGAACGCAGTGTCGTGATGAGTGCTGGCCAAAAGATCGCCGATGGCCCCACAGCTGCCGTCTTGAAAGAACCCGAAGTTATTCGCGCCTATCTAGGGAATGAAGATGCTTAA
- a CDS encoding ABC transporter ATP-binding protein, translating to MLKIDNLSVAYGKHKALQNVTLSMENDEVVVILGANGAGKSSLLKSIAGLVAPSTGSAASMDGQSLIGLPQHKVVDTGIAVVPEGRGIFGDLTVRENLLLGALPARARASEPANLDKVRSLFPRLAEREQQMVSTMSGGEQQMVAIGRALMSEPRCLLLDEPSLGLAPVLVGELFQSLTKIRDSGVGLLIVEQNVKISLSIADRGYLLEAGRIVGHDTAEKLKSDPAVQNAFLGSAA from the coding sequence ATGCTTAAAATCGACAACCTTTCGGTTGCTTATGGCAAACACAAAGCCCTGCAAAATGTGACTCTGTCTATGGAAAACGACGAGGTTGTCGTGATCCTTGGGGCGAACGGTGCGGGCAAATCTTCCCTGTTGAAATCCATCGCCGGTTTGGTGGCGCCCAGCACCGGGTCTGCCGCGTCGATGGATGGTCAGAGCCTCATCGGTTTGCCGCAACATAAGGTCGTTGATACCGGCATTGCGGTGGTTCCCGAGGGGCGCGGCATTTTCGGTGATTTGACCGTACGTGAAAACCTGCTGCTCGGTGCCCTACCCGCCCGTGCGCGCGCCAGTGAGCCCGCCAACCTCGACAAGGTAAGGAGCCTGTTTCCGCGGCTTGCGGAACGGGAACAGCAGATGGTTTCAACAATGTCGGGTGGTGAACAACAGATGGTCGCCATTGGCCGCGCTTTGATGTCGGAACCACGTTGCTTGTTGCTCGACGAGCCGAGCCTTGGTCTGGCACCTGTCCTTGTAGGCGAGCTGTTCCAGTCGCTAACAAAAATCCGCGACAGCGGCGTTGGCCTGCTGATTGTCGAACAGAACGTCAAAATCAGCCTCTCGATCGCCGATCGCGGTTACCTGCTCGAAGCGGGCCGGATCGTCGGACATGACACTGCAGAAAAATTGAAAAGTGACCCTGCCGTCCAGAATGCATTTCTGGGCAGCGCGGCCTAA
- a CDS encoding aldehyde dehydrogenase: MQTLDLMINGSDVAASNGATFERNNPITNEVATKAAAATSDDAIAAVDAAAAAFPEWSRASPKERRTILNKAADILLEKMPLFIEAMAAEIGATAGWVGFNVTLASDMLREAGAMTTQITGDVVPSNRPGSLAMAIRQPAGVVLSMAPWNAPVILGVRSLAMPIACGNTVVMKTSEICPRTHRLIIDALNEAGLPAGVLNAISNDPDDAPEIVETLISQNAVRRVNFTGSTRVGRIIAELCGRHLKPSLMELGGKAPLVVLDDADIDAAVAAAGFGAFMNQGQICMATERLIVDNSIADEFVAALAIKANSLKAGDPSEGKAPLGSVVDMTAANRIDMLVKDAINKGATLVAGGGFDGTIISAIVLDNVTPSMKIYSQESFGPVLAISRVGSVDEAVSIANDTEYGLSSAVFGRDTMRAMSVARRIESGICHINGPTVHDEAQMPFGGTKDSGFGRFGGKASIQEFTELRWITMQDGPIHYPI; encoded by the coding sequence ATGCAAACGCTAGACCTTATGATCAACGGAAGCGACGTTGCCGCATCAAATGGTGCCACGTTCGAGCGCAACAATCCGATCACCAACGAGGTGGCGACCAAAGCCGCCGCCGCAACCAGCGATGATGCGATCGCCGCTGTCGATGCCGCGGCCGCTGCCTTTCCGGAATGGTCGCGCGCTTCCCCAAAAGAGCGGCGGACTATTTTGAACAAGGCGGCTGATATCCTGTTGGAAAAGATGCCTTTGTTTATTGAAGCTATGGCCGCAGAAATCGGTGCGACTGCTGGCTGGGTGGGTTTCAACGTTACGCTGGCATCCGACATGCTGCGCGAGGCGGGCGCGATGACGACACAGATCACCGGGGACGTGGTCCCATCCAACCGCCCCGGTTCGCTGGCGATGGCAATCCGCCAACCGGCGGGTGTTGTCCTATCAATGGCACCGTGGAATGCCCCCGTTATCCTCGGCGTTCGATCCCTCGCGATGCCGATCGCCTGCGGCAACACCGTGGTCATGAAAACCTCTGAAATATGCCCACGCACGCACCGGTTAATCATCGACGCGCTGAACGAGGCTGGGTTGCCCGCTGGGGTCTTGAATGCCATTTCAAACGATCCTGATGACGCGCCGGAAATTGTCGAAACCCTGATCTCGCAAAACGCTGTGCGCCGGGTGAATTTTACAGGCTCCACCCGCGTGGGCCGGATTATTGCCGAACTATGCGGGCGCCATCTGAAACCGTCGTTGATGGAATTGGGCGGCAAGGCCCCGTTAGTGGTACTGGACGATGCCGACATCGACGCCGCCGTTGCAGCGGCAGGCTTTGGCGCGTTCATGAACCAAGGTCAGATCTGCATGGCCACCGAACGGCTGATCGTCGACAACAGCATCGCCGATGAATTCGTCGCAGCCCTTGCCATCAAAGCGAACAGTCTGAAGGCTGGTGATCCTTCTGAGGGCAAAGCCCCGCTCGGCTCTGTTGTCGATATGACGGCGGCAAACCGTATTGACATGCTGGTTAAAGACGCAATCAACAAGGGAGCGACCCTTGTCGCAGGAGGCGGTTTTGACGGCACGATCATTTCGGCGATCGTGCTCGATAACGTCACCCCCTCCATGAAAATCTACTCTCAAGAATCCTTTGGCCCCGTCCTCGCCATCTCGCGAGTTGGCAGTGTGGACGAGGCTGTCTCTATCGCCAATGATACTGAATATGGGCTATCGTCGGCGGTCTTTGGGCGTGACACCATGCGGGCGATGTCCGTGGCGCGGCGCATTGAATCGGGCATCTGCCACATCAACGGACCAACCGTGCATGACGAGGCGCAAATGCCCTTCGGCGGCACCAAGGACTCCGGGTTTGGGCGGTTCGGCGGCAAGGCCAGCATTCAAGAGTTCACTGAGCTGCGCTGGATCACGATGCAAGATGGTCCGATCCATTACCCAATCTAA
- a CDS encoding TRAP transporter small permease — protein sequence MSDTPNLAASGEPPAAETKTLIGAWIVKFVRWWALLGGIVTLGLALMTAGSALSNIFVGRPLPADYELVKHIVAIAIFMFLPYCQITGSNIAVDIFTEGLAERRKALLDVLASVFALGFAILMFVQMSGGMQSYLKYREITPVLKLPLWTAFPPILFSLVLLGLAACVTLAAQVRAYHALSTKRGPL from the coding sequence GTGAGCGATACGCCAAATTTAGCGGCAAGTGGTGAACCCCCTGCCGCCGAAACGAAAACCCTCATCGGCGCATGGATTGTAAAATTCGTGCGCTGGTGGGCGTTGCTGGGCGGCATCGTGACTTTGGGTCTTGCATTGATGACTGCGGGCAGCGCCCTGTCAAATATCTTTGTCGGACGCCCTTTGCCTGCGGACTACGAGTTGGTCAAACACATCGTCGCCATCGCCATCTTTATGTTCCTACCCTACTGCCAGATCACCGGGTCAAACATCGCGGTCGATATTTTTACCGAAGGTTTGGCAGAGCGGCGCAAAGCGCTGCTGGACGTTCTGGCTTCGGTATTCGCCTTGGGGTTTGCGATTTTGATGTTCGTTCAGATGTCGGGCGGCATGCAAAGCTATCTTAAATATCGTGAGATTACGCCGGTGCTGAAACTGCCGTTATGGACAGCCTTTCCACCTATTTTGTTCTCGCTTGTCCTGTTGGGCCTTGCCGCCTGTGTGACCCTTGCGGCGCAGGTCCGCGCTTATCATGCCCTCTCAACCAAACGTGGCCCCCTATGA
- a CDS encoding branched-chain amino acid ABC transporter permease, whose amino-acid sequence MKPVLLWGGGLAVLILLACAPFYVGPYWLGLLIGLAGYVTLASAWALFSGRTGYVSLATVAFFGIGAYTVAVLSEKLPYALVLLIAAGIGLLVALLVGLATLRLAGVYFVIFSFGLAELVRQLVTWFETTINATLGRYIFLPLGPEHIYWQLLALAVVTIGLTAWIGRSRLGLALKVIADDETVAAHIGISISWTKIALFAVSATIITLVGAIQAPRWTYIEPNIVFNPTVSFMTLIMALFGGAGRLWGPALGAIPLFLLFEWLSANFPDHYSILLGILFILIVFLLPRGVVGLFEDLLQSNPKPSAPKEQLE is encoded by the coding sequence ATGAAACCCGTCTTGCTTTGGGGGGGCGGTCTGGCAGTCCTCATCCTTCTGGCCTGTGCGCCATTCTATGTTGGCCCTTATTGGCTTGGCCTATTAATTGGCTTGGCGGGCTATGTGACATTAGCCTCTGCTTGGGCGCTATTTTCGGGGCGCACGGGCTACGTCTCTCTCGCCACGGTCGCTTTCTTCGGAATTGGTGCCTATACCGTCGCGGTACTGAGCGAGAAGCTGCCCTATGCTCTGGTTCTTCTCATCGCCGCAGGGATCGGCCTTTTAGTGGCGCTGCTCGTCGGTTTGGCCACGCTGCGCTTGGCAGGTGTCTATTTCGTCATCTTTTCTTTCGGGCTGGCCGAACTGGTGCGCCAATTGGTGACGTGGTTTGAAACAACCATCAACGCGACCTTGGGGCGCTATATCTTTCTGCCGCTGGGGCCAGAACATATCTATTGGCAATTGCTTGCACTTGCCGTGGTGACGATTGGGTTGACGGCATGGATCGGCCGCTCGCGGCTCGGATTGGCGCTGAAGGTGATCGCCGACGACGAAACCGTCGCGGCCCATATCGGCATAAGCATCTCGTGGACGAAAATCGCGCTTTTCGCAGTAAGTGCAACGATCATCACCCTTGTTGGCGCCATCCAAGCGCCCCGTTGGACCTATATCGAACCCAACATTGTATTTAACCCAACGGTGTCCTTCATGACGCTGATCATGGCGCTGTTCGGGGGCGCGGGCCGCTTGTGGGGGCCTGCTTTGGGCGCGATCCCATTGTTCTTATTGTTCGAATGGTTGTCAGCCAATTTCCCCGACCACTATTCGATCCTCTTAGGGATCCTGTTCATCCTGATCGTCTTTTTGTTGCCGCGCGGCGTCGTGGGACTGTTCGAAGACTTGCTTCAAAGCAACCCCAAGCCATCCGCACCCAAGGAGCAACTTGAATGA
- a CDS encoding SDR family NAD(P)-dependent oxidoreductase, translating to MLKLDGKVAIITGGGGSLGAATARLFIQNGARVMLVDREADALNVVAGELPADQVATCVADVSDEVDTAAYVAATLDRFDAIDVLFSNAGNFGTVAQIADYPIDVFDSVLAGHVRGAFLAAKHAAPHMTKDCSIIITSSVAGVRGDAGVYAYITAKHAQVGLMRCLAKELGPRGIRVNTVHPGPVDNGFQLAVEDGLGKAMGVDGTELFNQMIPLGRHGSAEEIARSVLYLAGDDSSFVTGSTLMVDGGMSV from the coding sequence ATGCTAAAGCTTGATGGAAAAGTGGCCATCATCACAGGCGGCGGCGGAAGCCTCGGCGCTGCTACTGCGCGGTTGTTCATTCAGAATGGCGCACGAGTGATGTTGGTGGATCGCGAAGCCGATGCGTTGAACGTTGTGGCAGGCGAATTGCCCGCAGATCAGGTCGCCACCTGCGTGGCAGACGTGTCAGACGAGGTGGACACTGCCGCTTATGTCGCCGCGACATTGGACCGTTTCGACGCAATTGATGTGCTGTTTTCCAACGCTGGCAACTTCGGGACGGTCGCGCAAATTGCGGATTACCCTATCGATGTCTTCGACAGCGTTCTGGCCGGCCACGTGCGGGGCGCGTTTCTGGCGGCCAAACACGCCGCCCCGCACATGACCAAAGATTGCTCTATCATCATCACCTCCAGCGTGGCGGGTGTGCGCGGAGATGCAGGTGTCTATGCCTATATCACCGCCAAACATGCGCAGGTGGGACTGATGCGCTGCCTCGCCAAAGAGCTTGGCCCCCGTGGCATTCGCGTCAACACCGTGCACCCCGGTCCTGTAGATAATGGCTTCCAACTTGCGGTCGAAGACGGCTTGGGCAAAGCGATGGGTGTTGACGGCACCGAGTTATTCAACCAGATGATCCCGCTTGGGCGGCATGGGTCGGCAGAGGAGATCGCCCGCTCGGTGCTTTACCTCGCAGGCGACGATTCCAGTTTTGTCACAGGATCAACCCTTATGGTTGATGGCGGAATGAGCGTTTAG
- a CDS encoding 2,4'-dihydroxyacetophenone dioxygenase family protein — MAEKPTNEFWRDLKPITNVFRPDAKPEVYIPDAATEDERYYVPFTETVSSRPLWISPDQNRWADILMAKEAGVVNRHYHPHEVFAYTISGKWGYLEHDWTATAGDFIFESPGEGHTLVAYEHEDPMRAFFIVTGPLVWLDEDGEPEGYFDVHNYIEMCRAHYEKVGLGADYVDTLFR, encoded by the coding sequence ATGGCCGAGAAACCTACCAATGAATTCTGGCGTGACCTTAAGCCGATCACCAACGTATTCCGTCCCGACGCCAAGCCAGAAGTCTACATACCAGATGCCGCCACAGAAGATGAGCGTTATTACGTGCCGTTCACGGAAACGGTTTCGTCCCGGCCGCTTTGGATTTCCCCGGATCAAAACAGATGGGCCGATATCCTGATGGCGAAAGAGGCGGGCGTGGTGAACCGCCACTACCACCCTCATGAAGTCTTTGCCTATACGATCTCAGGCAAATGGGGCTATCTGGAGCACGATTGGACTGCCACCGCAGGCGATTTCATCTTTGAAAGTCCGGGTGAGGGGCATACGCTTGTCGCATATGAACACGAAGACCCGATGAGAGCGTTTTTCATCGTGACGGGTCCATTGGTCTGGCTTGATGAGGACGGTGAGCCGGAGGGATATTTCGACGTTCACAACTACATCGAAATGTGCCGCGCCCATTACGAAAAGGTCGGTCTGGGCGCAGACTACGTCGATACGCTATTTCGCTAA
- a CDS encoding TRAP transporter substrate-binding protein, which translates to MINRRHILVGGAAAVAMPAYLRKAWAQSPEVELKLHHFLGPKAPAHSQMLEPWAQRIMEQSDGRIKIELYPAMSLGGAPPQLFRQVAEGVVDIVWTVNGYTPGLFPRSEVFELPTVFTNDITATNLAMRDVFEEHLAEDFADVEVLFMHVHAGQGLQMANKLVRSPADANGLKLRVPGPTGNAVVEALGATPVTMPVPDLPQALSTSGVDGALIPWEIIPPLQLFESTQYQIEGPDQNRFGTTTFQVSMNKARWEGLPDDLKQVFTDNSGEDWLREVADIWRNADDFGINMAKENGNEHVVLTEDEMAAFNDALSPVVDRWVGEQSGFDGAQIVEAARNAIAARKP; encoded by the coding sequence ATGATTAACAGACGCCATATTCTTGTTGGCGGCGCAGCCGCCGTTGCGATGCCAGCTTACTTGCGCAAAGCTTGGGCGCAATCGCCCGAAGTCGAACTGAAACTCCACCATTTTTTGGGGCCGAAAGCCCCCGCACACAGCCAGATGCTGGAACCGTGGGCACAGCGGATCATGGAACAATCGGACGGCCGGATCAAAATTGAGCTTTATCCCGCCATGTCCCTTGGGGGCGCACCGCCGCAGTTGTTCCGTCAGGTGGCCGAAGGCGTAGTGGATATTGTCTGGACGGTAAACGGCTACACGCCCGGCCTGTTCCCGCGATCCGAAGTGTTCGAACTGCCCACCGTTTTCACCAACGATATTACGGCGACGAACCTTGCGATGCGGGACGTCTTTGAAGAGCATCTGGCCGAAGATTTTGCCGATGTTGAGGTGCTGTTCATGCATGTTCATGCGGGGCAGGGGCTTCAGATGGCGAACAAACTCGTCCGTTCCCCAGCGGATGCGAATGGCCTGAAACTGCGGGTGCCGGGACCGACGGGCAACGCTGTTGTCGAAGCTTTGGGCGCAACGCCTGTGACGATGCCCGTGCCCGATCTACCGCAAGCGCTTAGCACAAGCGGCGTAGACGGTGCTCTGATCCCTTGGGAGATCATTCCGCCGTTGCAACTGTTTGAATCCACGCAATATCAGATCGAAGGGCCAGACCAGAACCGCTTTGGGACAACCACGTTCCAAGTGTCGATGAACAAGGCCCGTTGGGAAGGCTTGCCAGACGATCTCAAACAGGTCTTTACGGATAACAGCGGTGAAGATTGGCTGCGTGAGGTGGCGGATATCTGGCGCAATGCGGATGATTTCGGAATCAATATGGCCAAAGAAAACGGCAATGAACATGTTGTGTTGACCGAAGACGAAATGGCGGCCTTCAACGATGCGCTTTCCCCCGTCGTGGACCGCTGGGTTGGAGAACAATCCGGCTTTGATGGGGCGCAGATCGTAGAGGCGGCACGCAACGCTATCGCGGCCCGTAAACCGTGA
- a CDS encoding thiamine pyrophosphate-requiring protein — MKHETPTASMTAGGALLARLKSVGVDYIFANSGTDFPPVIEGLAEAEAKSIDLPEAIIIPHEAAAMGMAHGYYLATGRSQAVMAHTNVGLANCSIGAINAAMENVPVLLFSGRTPTVEKDRFGARTVPIGWGQEMRDQTALVREASKWDYELRFPEQVAEITDRAWAIANSTPRGPVYVSLPREVLCETTPTAGLSNPPSMQPTVQHASATQIEQVADVLARAKNPVIFAQHGAGSPEGFAALSQLAYDWGIPVCQYWAVALAIPTDHPMATGPDPAPLLENADAVLVLDALAPWAPDSHTPAPDCTVIQMGPDPLKARTPVRNFRSDITVSSELAQGIPALKAAMDARLPKGKSAVIDRRAKVEKSNAQTRKETRDRANAGRDGQMTKEWVSLCLSRAIEGTKSTILSELGCPMAPMSLDHHQAWYQEPHAGGLGWSFPAALGMQLADRDRLIVATMGDGSYMFSNPVACHQIAEAMELPLLLVIVNNAEWGAVRQSVLGIYPDGYASRTNRMPLTQLSPVPDFCKVAEASRAWARRVETGPELPDALGAALEHIATNRSLALLDVRVRP; from the coding sequence ATGAAACATGAGACCCCCACTGCCAGTATGACAGCCGGAGGCGCGCTTTTGGCCCGTCTGAAATCCGTCGGGGTGGACTATATTTTTGCCAACTCCGGCACAGATTTTCCGCCCGTCATCGAAGGCTTGGCCGAAGCCGAAGCAAAAAGCATCGACCTGCCCGAGGCGATCATCATCCCGCATGAAGCGGCAGCAATGGGCATGGCGCACGGCTATTACCTTGCCACGGGGCGGTCGCAGGCGGTGATGGCCCACACGAATGTCGGGCTTGCGAATTGTTCAATCGGCGCGATTAACGCGGCGATGGAGAACGTGCCTGTGCTGCTGTTCTCAGGGCGCACACCTACGGTCGAAAAGGACCGCTTTGGCGCGCGCACGGTGCCAATCGGCTGGGGGCAGGAAATGCGCGACCAGACGGCGCTGGTCCGCGAGGCAAGCAAATGGGACTATGAGTTGCGCTTTCCCGAGCAAGTGGCCGAGATTACGGACCGCGCGTGGGCCATCGCCAATTCGACCCCGCGTGGGCCTGTCTACGTCAGCCTGCCGCGCGAAGTCTTGTGCGAAACGACACCGACAGCAGGCCTGTCTAACCCGCCGAGTATGCAGCCCACGGTACAGCACGCCAGCGCAACACAGATCGAACAGGTAGCAGATGTTCTTGCCCGCGCTAAGAACCCCGTAATCTTTGCCCAACACGGTGCGGGCAGCCCCGAAGGTTTTGCCGCCCTATCGCAGCTGGCCTACGACTGGGGCATTCCGGTCTGTCAGTATTGGGCCGTTGCTCTTGCGATTCCGACAGATCACCCCATGGCGACGGGGCCTGATCCGGCGCCACTTTTGGAAAATGCGGATGCTGTTTTGGTGCTGGATGCATTGGCCCCTTGGGCGCCGGACAGCCATACCCCTGCGCCGGATTGCACGGTCATTCAGATGGGGCCTGACCCGCTGAAGGCGCGCACGCCGGTCCGGAACTTTCGCTCTGATATCACGGTCAGTTCCGAGTTGGCGCAGGGGATTCCTGCGCTTAAGGCCGCAATGGATGCACGTTTGCCCAAAGGCAAAAGCGCGGTGATCGACCGCCGCGCTAAAGTTGAAAAGAGCAATGCCCAGACCCGCAAAGAAACGCGCGATCGTGCCAATGCGGGCCGGGATGGGCAGATGACGAAAGAGTGGGTGAGCCTATGCCTGTCTCGTGCGATTGAAGGGACCAAATCCACGATCCTTTCGGAACTTGGTTGCCCGATGGCACCGATGTCGCTGGACCATCACCAAGCATGGTATCAAGAACCCCACGCCGGCGGTTTGGGCTGGTCATTCCCAGCAGCACTTGGGATGCAGTTGGCCGACCGTGACAGGCTGATCGTCGCGACCATGGGGGATGGATCTTACATGTTCTCCAACCCCGTGGCCTGTCATCAAATCGCAGAGGCGATGGAATTGCCGCTGTTGTTGGTGATCGTTAACAACGCCGAATGGGGCGCTGTGCGGCAATCGGTGCTGGGCATTTATCCCGACGGCTACGCATCGCGGACGAACCGGATGCCACTCACTCAGCTCTCACCGGTACCGGATTTTTGCAAGGTCGCCGAAGCCAGCCGCGCATGGGCACGTCGCGTGGAAACCGGACCAGAGCTGCCGGACGCATTGGGTGCTGCGCTTGAACATATCGCGACAAATCGTAGCCTCGCGCTGCTTGATGTGCGCGTTCGCCCCTAA